The Medicago truncatula cultivar Jemalong A17 chromosome 4, MtrunA17r5.0-ANR, whole genome shotgun sequence genome includes a region encoding these proteins:
- the LOC112421076 gene encoding uncharacterized protein — MYVHVFIVQINYMEKMGKKSPFLTRKYKRPSLRDWDVKTANQDLQKVHDLMGLEHGLTAGVTRLYSADEGPLVLCFDADTCPLSKAEMHLNHCRSCMRIYTTTAETLERRIAEGNVETYRKNNAVPKETNTTKDNPIEVQPETEENKSSSNEKGMEVPETEDNRSLSAGTYLTQKRKERSCSVDNGQTQNESSIPQTSTRGEERLNNQEDVADEINAKIIDGKSLDDSVTKACNMGLSFTQETILKWSEFFDGEKLRMQGKK; from the exons atgtatgtGCATGTTTTTATTGTGCAGATTAATTACATGGAGAAAATGGGGAAGAAAAGTCCATTTCTGACAAGGAAATACAAGCGGCCATCACTTCGTGATTGGGATGTCAAGACGGCAAACCAAGACCTTCAGAAGGTCc atgACCTTATGGGACTCGAGCATGGACTGACGGCAGGGGTAACCAGACTGTACAGCGCTGATGAAGGTCCGCTTGTATTGTGTTTTGATGCAGATACTTGTCCACTCTCTAAG gcAGAGATGCATCTTAATCATTGTAGGTCTTGTATGCGGATCTACACTACAACCGCGGAAACCTTGGAAAGAAGAATAGCTGAGGGAAATGTTGAAACTTATCGGAAAAATAATGCAGTtccaaaagaaacaaacacaacCAAGGACAATCCGATTGAAGTGCAACCCGAAACAGAGGAGAATAAGAGTTCAAGTAATGAAAAAGGGATGGAAGTACCTGAAACTGAAGATAATAGAAGTTTGAGTGCCGGAACATATCtaactcaaaaaagaaaagaaaggagtTGTAGTGTAGATAATGGACAGACTCAGAATGAATCTTCCATACCACAAACAAGCACTCGAGGGGAAGAAAG GTTGAATAATCAAGAAGATGTAGCAGATGAGATCAATGCCAAAatc attGATGGCAAAAGCCTTGATGATTCAGTGACGAAAGCATGCAATATGGGTCTTTCCTTTACACAGGAAACAATCTTGAAGTGGTCAGAGTTTTTTGATGGGGAGAAGCTTCGAATGCAGGGTAAGAAATGA
- the LOC11432752 gene encoding F-box/kelch-repeat protein At3g23880 — MESVAAKKRKVSTTCISDDIAFSILSKLPFKSIKRFECVRKSWSLILSENPHFMNMFYKNLLSNSHRYPYYDGASLLLKDLELGKEVFYSIYGERFENKVQLDFTNPFANRFNFRIFGFGSINGTLCLHQDDYNGKTLLWNPSTHAIKLIPPTPYELVESSIDEDVEDFDSIDDTSYLHGFGYDELRNDYNVICYVSIMGEHAGYGDMTLDPFWKIYSLRTNSWRILDVFDMPYSLACIDGTQVYMNGVCHWLCEEEEDSQDGPCLVSFYLSNEKFFITPVPSYLDDCFDVQALWINLVVLNGAIALISYHEETTNFHISILGEYGIKESWTKLFLVGPLSCIERPIGVGTKGEIFVIRKDKELVCIDLSTQMIVELVYKEVNSIDRIVIYKENILPIGGISN; from the coding sequence ATGGAGTCAGTCGctgcaaaaaaaagaaaggtgAGCACAACCTGTATATCTGATGATATTGCCTTCTCTATTCTATCCAAATTGCCTTTTAAATCTATTAAGCGATTTGAATGCGTTCGTAAATCATGGTCTCTGATCTTATCTGAAAACCCTCACTTCATGAACATGTTCTACAAGAATCTTTTATCTAATTCTCACAGATATCCTTATTACGATGGAGCATCTCTTCTTCTAAAGGATTTAGAACTTGGTAAAGAAGTTTTCTATTCTATTTATGGTGAAAGGTTTGAGAACAAAGTACAATTAGATTTCACAAATCCATTTGCAAACCGTTTCAATTTTcgtatttttggttttggtagtATTAATGGCACACTTTGTCTCCATCAAGATGATTATAATGGCAAAACTCTATTGTGGAACccatctacacatgcaatcaaGCTCATTCCCCCCACTCCATATGAGTTAGTTGAGTCGTCTATTGACGAAGATGTTGAAGATTTTGATAGTATAGATGATACATCTTATCTTCATGGATTTGGTTACGATGAACTTAGAAATGACTATAATGTCATTTGTTATGTATCTATTATGGGTGAGCACGCTGGTTACGGTGATATGACTTTAGACCCGTTCTGGAAGATATATAGCTTAAGAACTAACTCGTGGAGGATACTTGATGTTTTTGACATGCCTTATTCTTTGGCATGTATTGACGGCACTCAAGTCTACATGAATGGTGTGTGTCATTGGttgtgtgaagaagaagaagatagtcAGGATGGACCATGTTTGGTATCATTTTACTTGAGCAATGAGAAATTCTTCATAACACCCGTTCCCTCATACTTGGATGATTGTTTCGATGTTCAAGCATTGTGGATAAACTTGGTGGTGTTAAACGGGGCCATTGCGTTGATCTCATATCATGAAGAGACGACTAATTTTCACATATCGATTTTGGGTGAATATGGCATTAAGGAATCGTGGACCAAACTCTTCCTTGTTGGACCGTTGTCTTGCATTGAGCGTCCTATCGGAGTGGGGACAAAAGGAGAAATATTCGTCATCAGAAAAGATAAAGAGCTAGTTTGTATTGATTTAAGTACTCAAATGATTGTGGAGCTTGTTTACAAAGAAGTGAATTCTATTGATAGGATAGTAATATACAAGGAAAATATTCTTCCAATTGGAGGAATAAGTAATTAG
- the LOC11424406 gene encoding F-box/kelch-repeat protein At3g23880, whose translation MESVAAKKRKVSTTYIPDEIAFSILSKLPFKSIKRFECIRKAWSLLSENPHFMNMFYKNLLSNSHQCPYYDGGSLLLRDFELGKDVFYSISGERFENKVQLDFSNAYADRFKFRIFGFGSINGTFCLYQDYYYGKTLLWNPSAHAIKLVPSQDELVESSIEDVVDFVSIHDTYYLHGFGYDNLRNDYKVICHVTITGEHAGYGCMSLDPIWVIYSLRTNSWRILDVSSMPCSLARIDGTQVYMDGVCHWLAEEVDDTLEGPCVVSFYLSNEEFFITYIPSYLDDCFNLHTLWINLAVLNGSIALISYHEETTNFHISILGEYGIKESWTKLFMVGPLSCIERPIGVGTKGEIFVIRQDKELVCLDLSTQMIVELAYKEVNSIDRIVMYKETFFQLEE comes from the coding sequence ATGGAGTCAGTCGCTGCTAAAAAAAGAAAGGTGAGCACCACCTATATACCTGATGAAATTGCCTTCTCTATTTTATCCAAATTGCCTTTTAAATCCATTAAACGGTTTGAATGCATTCGCAAAGCATGGTCTCTCTTATCTGAAAACCCTCACTTCATGAACATGTTCTACAAGAATCTTTTATCTAATTCTCACCAATGTCCTTATTACGATGGGGGATCTCTGCTCCTAAGGGATTTCGAACTTGGTAAAGACGTTTTCTATTCTATTTCTGGTGAAAGGTTTGAGAACAAAGTTCAATTAGATTTCTCAAATGCATATGCAGACCGTTTCAAATTTCGTATTTTTGGCTTTGGTAGTATTAATGGCACATTTTGTCTCTATCAAGATTATTATTATGGCAAAACTCTATTGTGGAACCCATCGGCACATGCAATCAAGCTCGTTCCCAGTCAGGATGAGTTAGTTGAGTCGTCTATTGAAGATGTTGTGGATTTTGTTAGCATACATGATACGTATTATCTTCATGGATTTGGCTACGACAATCTTAGAAATGACTATAAGGTCATCTGTCACGTAACTATTACGGGTGAACACGCTGGCTATGGATGTATGTCTTTAGACCCAATTTGGGTGATATATAGCTTAAGAACTAACTCGTGGAGGATACTTGATGTTTCTAGCATGCCTTGTTCATTGGCACGTATTGACGGCACTCAAGTCTACATGGATGGTGTGTGTCATTGGTTGGCTGAAGAAGTTGATGATACCCTGGAGGGACCATGTGTGGTATCATTTTACTTGAGCAATGAGGAATTCTTCATAACATACATACCCTCATACTTAGATGATTGTTTCAATCTTCACACCTTGTGGATAAACTTGGCGGTGTTAAATGGGTCCATTGCATTGATCTCATATCATGAAGAGACGACAAATTTTCACATATCAATTTTGGGTGAATACGGTATAAAGGAGTCATGGACCAAACTCTTCATGGTTGGACCGTTGTCTTGCATTGAGCGTCCTATTGGAGTGGGAACGAAAGGAGAAATATTCGTCATCAGACAAGATAAAGAACTAGTTTGTCTTGATTTAAGTACTCAAATGATTGTGGAGCTTGCTTACAAAGAAGTGAATTCTATTGATCGGATAGTAATGTACAAGGAAACATTCTTCCAATTGGAGGAATAA
- the LOC11429641 gene encoding F-box/kelch-repeat protein At3g23880 yields MESVAAKKRKVSTTYIADDISFSILSKLPIKSFKRFECVRKAWSLLCENDHFMNMFRNNLLSNSHRCPYYDGGSLLLKDFELGKDVFYSISGERFENNVKLDFSNPYANRFKKFRIFGFGSINGTFCLYQDYYYGNTVLWNPSTHVIKLVPTPYVLVESFIPNVEHFVSINDRYYLHGFGYDNLRNDSKVICYVTIRGEHDGYGDMSLDPIWVIYSLRTNSWRILNVFGMPCSLARIDGTQVYMDGVCHWLAEEVDDTLEGPCLVSFYLSNEVFFITPIPSYLDDCFDLHALWINLVVLNGSFALISYHKETTNFQISILGEYGIKESWTNFFIVGPLSFIERPIGVGTKGEIFFIREDKELVCLDLNTQTIVKLACKKVNSIDRILIYKENILPIGGIKNAGNVVVGNVANAQNVVNVVANEVVPEQCVPARRHSIRGPIILNERPKQTSMRGLVPAHPTAPDAIKVPYPSYGPSGSTQSKFMEFIPTPRFPKK; encoded by the exons ATGGAGTCAGTGGCCGCAAAAAAGAGAAAGGTGAGCACCACCTATATAGCTGATGATATTTCCTTCTCCATTCTATCTAAATTACCTATTAAATCTTTTAAGCGATTTGAATGTGTTCGCAAAGCATGGTCTCTCTTATGTGAAAACGATCACTTCATGAACATGTTCCGCAACAATCTCTTATCTAATTCTCACCGATGTCCTTATTACGACGGGGGATCTCTGCTTCTAAAGGATTTCGAACTTGGTAAAGACGTTTTCTATTCTATTTCTGGTGAAAGGTTTGAGAACAATGTTAAATTAGATTTCTCAAATCCATATGCAAACCGTTTCAAAAAATTTcgtatttttggttttggtagtATTAATGGGACATTTTGTCTCTATCAAGATTATTATTATGGAAACACTGTATTGTGGAACCCATCTACACACGTGATCAAGCTCGTTCCCACTCCGTAtgtgttagttgagtcgtttatTCCAAATGTTGAGCATTTTGTTAGCATAAATGATAGATATTATCTTCATGGATTTGGTTACGACAATCTTAGAAATGACTCTAAGGTCATATGTTACGTAACTATTAGGGGTGAACATGATGGCTATGGAGATATGTCTTTAGACCCAATTTGGGTGATATATAGCTTAAGAACTAACTCGTGGAGGATACTTAATGTTTTTGGCATGCCTTGTTCATTGGCACGTATTGACGGCACTCAAGTCTACATGGATGGTGTGTGTCATTGGTTGGCTGAAGAAGTTGATGATACCTTGGAGGGACCATGTTTGGTATCCTTTTACTTGAGCAATGAGGTGTTCTTCATAACACCCATTCCCTCATACTTGGATGATTGTTTCGATCTTCACGCATTGTGGATAAACTTGGTGGTGTTAAATGGGTCCTTTGCATTGATCTCATATCATAAAGAGACAACTAATTTTCAGATATCAATTTTGGGTGAATACGGTATAAAGGAATCGTGGACCAATTTCTTCATTGTCGGACCGTTGTCTTTCATTGAGCGTCCCATCGGAGTGGGTACGAAAGGAGAAATATTCTTCATCAGAGAAGATAAAGAACTAGTTTGTCTTGATTTAAATACTCAAACGATTGTGAAGCTTGCTTGCAAAAAAGTGAATTCTATTGATCGGATATTAATATACAAGGAAAACATTCTTCCAATTGGAGGAATAA AAAATGCTGGAAATGTTGTTGTTGGAAATGTTGCAAATGCTCAAAATGTTGTCAATGTTGTTGCAAATGAAGTAGTGCCTGAACAG TGTGTTCCTGCAAGGAGGCATAGCATTAGAGGAccaattattttaaatgagaggCCTAAGCAAACATCAATGAGGGGTCTTGTACCAGCACATCCAACTGCTCCTGACGCTATTAAAGTACCATATCCAAGTTATGGTCCATCCGGTTCGACTCAATCTAAattcatggagtttatcccaaccCCCAGATTTCCAAAGAAGTGA
- the LOC11432755 gene encoding agamous-like MADS-box protein AGL80, whose product MARKKVKLAFISNDSTRKATYKRRKKGIIKKVRELTILCGIPACAIISDPFDSKTEVWPNLKEAKQMIERYQSSYMKDGRKNVNQESFLLQKITKAREQLRMQRHDNHENELNILMIWYLQNNKLPDDVTVSDLKDLDKLIEKNLKEIDDKMASLSLSN is encoded by the coding sequence ATGGCTAGGAAGAAGGTGAAACTCGCTTTTATCTCCAATGACTCAACAAGAAAGGCGACCTATAAGCGGAGGAAGAAAGGTATCATCAAGAAGGTGAGAGAACTCACTATTCTTTGTGGTATTCCAGCATGTGCTATAATTTCCGATCCTTTTGATTCTAAAACAGAGGTGTGGCCAAATCTAAAGGAAGCCAAACAGATGATTGAGAGGTATCAGAGCTCATATATGAAAGATGGAAGAAAAAATGTGAACCAAGAAAGTTTTCTTTTGCAAAAGATTACTAAAGCAAGGGAGCAACTGAGAATGCAAAGACACGACAATCATGAGAATGAGTTGAACATTCTTATGATTTGGTACCTACAAAACAACAAGCTTCCAGATGATGTGACAGTTTCTGATTTGAAAGACTTGGAtaagttgattgaaaaaaatctgaaggaAATTGATGACAAGATGGCTTCACTTAGTTTATCAAACTAA